One part of the bacterium genome encodes these proteins:
- the amrS gene encoding AmmeMemoRadiSam system radical SAM enzyme, protein MDPCVREAGFWEPSEGGDVQCFLCSHRCRIKPGKRGICRVRENREGKLYTLVYGRVAATGLDPVEKKPLYHFLPGSLTFSLATVGCNLDCSHCQNYSLSQAPGPPAKMPGSYVDPRGIVSEAMASGASSISYTYSEPTIFMEYALDIMEMAHEEGLKNIFVTNGFMTPEAVKALDGLLDAANVDLKGMTEDFYRKVCHAKLEPVLESIRNLKKIGVWVEVTTLVIPGYNDSEEELDKIAGFIKSVDPEMPWHVTGFHPTYKMMDVEPTKSDILEKTRTKALLSGLSYVYTGNRQSAQGANTFCPGCKALLISRQGFCINDFHIDRPNKCPSCGREIAGVFWR, encoded by the coding sequence ATGGATCCATGCGTCAGGGAAGCCGGGTTCTGGGAACCGTCGGAGGGCGGGGACGTACAGTGTTTTCTTTGCTCGCACCGTTGCAGGATAAAGCCCGGAAAGCGGGGAATATGCAGGGTGCGGGAAAACCGCGAGGGGAAGCTCTACACTCTGGTTTACGGAAGGGTTGCGGCCACGGGGCTTGACCCGGTCGAGAAAAAGCCCCTTTACCATTTCCTCCCCGGTTCTCTGACCTTTTCGCTGGCAACCGTCGGCTGCAACCTCGATTGCAGCCACTGCCAGAACTACTCGCTGAGCCAGGCCCCCGGCCCGCCCGCGAAAATGCCGGGGTCCTACGTCGATCCGAGAGGCATCGTTTCCGAGGCTATGGCCTCGGGAGCTTCGTCGATAAGTTATACTTATTCCGAGCCCACCATCTTCATGGAGTACGCCCTCGACATAATGGAGATGGCCCACGAGGAGGGGCTCAAAAATATTTTCGTCACCAACGGCTTCATGACCCCGGAAGCCGTCAAGGCTCTTGACGGGCTTCTGGACGCGGCAAACGTAGACCTGAAGGGGATGACGGAGGATTTTTACCGGAAGGTATGCCATGCGAAGCTTGAGCCCGTACTCGAATCCATAAGGAACCTCAAGAAAATCGGGGTCTGGGTAGAGGTGACGACGCTGGTTATACCGGGGTACAACGATTCCGAAGAAGAGTTGGACAAGATCGCCGGGTTCATAAAATCCGTCGATCCCGAGATGCCCTGGCACGTTACCGGGTTTCATCCGACCTATAAAATGATGGATGTGGAGCCGACGAAATCGGATATTCTGGAAAAAACGCGCACAAAAGCTCTTTTATCCGGGCTTTCATATGTTTACACTGGCAATCGGCAAAGCGCGCAGGGGGCGAACACCTTTTGCCCCGGCTGCAAGGCGCTACTGATATCCCGTCAGGGGTTTTGCATAAACGATTTTCACATCGACCGCCCGAACAAGTGCCCATCCTGCGGCAGGGAAATAGCAGGCGTCTTCTGGAGGTGA
- the xth gene encoding exodeoxyribonuclease III translates to MKIATWNVNSIRARAGHVKKWLERASPDVLCLQELKAPADEFPGELFREAGYDFAVSAQKTYNGVAILSRSGIANVREGLAHLPADHPLNGQKRVLSAEAGPVRVISVYMPNGEEVGSDKYAYKLDFFREFRNYLDAFHSPSELLCVCGDFNVAPEDRDVYNSSERSGEIFCSPREREALSGVAGFGLADLYRLHSDEAGRYTWWDYRGAMYWKGLGIRLDLMLATRPLAKSCKDCVIDESPRKWVKPSDHTVVWAKFDL, encoded by the coding sequence ATGAAAATCGCAACCTGGAATGTGAATTCCATAAGGGCCCGCGCCGGCCATGTGAAAAAGTGGCTCGAAAGGGCGTCTCCCGACGTTTTGTGCCTTCAGGAACTCAAGGCCCCGGCAGATGAGTTTCCCGGCGAGCTTTTCAGGGAAGCGGGGTACGATTTCGCCGTAAGCGCGCAGAAGACCTACAACGGGGTCGCCATCCTTTCCCGCAGCGGTATTGCAAATGTCAGGGAGGGGCTGGCCCACCTCCCCGCCGACCACCCCCTGAACGGACAGAAGAGGGTTTTGTCCGCCGAGGCAGGGCCCGTGCGGGTGATTAGCGTCTACATGCCCAACGGTGAAGAGGTGGGCTCAGACAAGTATGCGTACAAACTGGATTTTTTTCGGGAGTTCCGCAATTATCTCGACGCCTTTCACTCTCCCTCCGAACTTTTGTGCGTATGCGGAGACTTCAATGTGGCGCCGGAAGACAGGGATGTATACAATTCCTCAGAAAGAAGCGGGGAAATATTCTGTTCACCCAGGGAGCGCGAGGCCCTTTCGGGGGTGGCCGGTTTCGGGCTCGCCGACCTTTACCGCCTCCACAGCGATGAGGCGGGCAGATACACCTGGTGGGATTACCGCGGGGCAATGTACTGGAAGGGGCTTGGAATCCGCCTCGACCTGATGCTCGCCACCCGGCCGCTCGCGAAGAGCTGCAAGGATTGCGTTATTGACGAGAGCCCGCGCAAATGGGTGAAACCGTCAGACCATACGGTAGTGTGGGCGAAGTTCGATCTGTGA
- a CDS encoding methyltransferase domain-containing protein: MTKRSFWKTIEIPCAPGEAGALWDRWREKGAAGAATSRGSGILHRDFLRVFWPLEDAGEADLCEEDWTGHWKEAFTGFRVTKTITVAPAWEAREPGEGETVIYIDPGMAFGAGDHPTTRLCIRILENILQDVQFEGGILDAGAGTGVLSIAAAKLGAKKITALDIDPFCFASAERNVKTNRAGNEVTPVLLSLDLLPGSYGLVMANIVAGQLKSLAGEIKSRLAPGGLLLLSGFETAALPSIEEAFAPLEKIIVTEEEGWVAALFKAGA; the protein is encoded by the coding sequence ATGACAAAAAGAAGTTTCTGGAAAACCATTGAGATCCCCTGCGCCCCCGGCGAGGCCGGAGCGCTCTGGGATAGGTGGCGGGAAAAAGGGGCTGCCGGAGCGGCAACCTCGCGGGGCAGCGGAATCCTTCACCGTGATTTTCTGCGGGTCTTTTGGCCGCTGGAGGACGCAGGGGAGGCGGACCTTTGCGAAGAGGACTGGACCGGCCACTGGAAGGAAGCTTTTACCGGGTTTCGGGTGACGAAGACCATAACTGTCGCCCCGGCCTGGGAGGCGCGCGAGCCGGGTGAGGGCGAGACGGTCATTTACATAGACCCCGGCATGGCTTTCGGCGCCGGAGACCACCCTACCACCCGCCTCTGCATAAGGATTCTGGAAAATATCCTGCAGGACGTTCAGTTTGAAGGCGGGATCCTCGACGCCGGGGCGGGAACCGGGGTTCTCTCCATAGCGGCGGCGAAACTGGGGGCGAAAAAGATTACCGCCCTTGACATCGACCCCTTCTGTTTCGCCAGCGCCGAAAGAAACGTGAAAACGAACCGGGCCGGGAATGAAGTTACCCCGGTTCTGCTCTCCCTCGACCTCCTCCCCGGCAGCTACGGTCTCGTTATGGCCAACATCGTGGCCGGGCAGCTTAAATCGCTCGCCGGAGAGATTAAGAGCCGCCTCGCCCCCGGCGGTCTGCTTCTTTTGTCCGGTTTCGAGACCGCCGCGCTCCCCTCGATCGAAGAAGCTTTCGCTCCGCTGGAAAAAATCATTGTTACTGAAGAAGAGGGATGGGTCGCGGCCCTTTTTAAGGCCGGGGCGTAA
- a CDS encoding DNA polymerase III subunit chi: protein MKSSAVTADFFEVPAARREESLCEKVSAFYESGERLYVWAPSEAAAKKLDELLWTFRDNSFVPHALWSGEETPLSEPVAVGWKRGNPNGAKKLVVAGPVDVKELLSAQDSFSSIADFVPSGDKAATISARERYKLLREAGVELTHHPLNG from the coding sequence ATGAAAAGCTCCGCCGTCACCGCCGATTTTTTTGAGGTTCCCGCCGCGCGGCGGGAGGAATCCCTCTGCGAGAAAGTCTCCGCCTTCTACGAGAGCGGGGAGCGGCTCTACGTGTGGGCTCCCTCCGAAGCGGCGGCGAAAAAACTCGACGAACTTCTCTGGACCTTCCGGGACAACTCCTTCGTCCCGCACGCGCTCTGGAGCGGCGAGGAAACGCCGCTGTCCGAGCCGGTGGCGGTGGGCTGGAAGCGGGGAAACCCGAACGGCGCGAAGAAGCTGGTGGTGGCAGGGCCGGTGGATGTAAAAGAGTTGCTGTCGGCGCAAGATTCCTTCAGCTCCATAGCCGATTTCGTCCCAAGCGGCGACAAGGCCGCGACGATCTCGGCCAGAGAGAGGTACAAGCTGCTGCGCGAGGCGGGGGTCGAGCTTACACACCACCCCCTGAACGGATAA
- the pilB gene encoding type IV-A pilus assembly ATPase PilB, which yields MSKKLGEMLLRENLVSAESLKKAREDVEKNGGRLGEALVRLKLLKEETLVSALSKQYGIPPVDLDSYDVDPDVIRLVSEELVHKYHLIPINRVGSTLIVAVEDPSNMFAIDDIKFLTGYNVEVVLAAPTAIKNSINKYYDQSATLMDVMGDLDLQDLEVVGEGEEVDIRDLEKAVDDAPVVKLVNMILMNAIKKSASDIHIEPYEKSFRVRYRVDGILYEEMKPPLRLKNAITSRIKIMAQLDIAERRLPQDGRIKLKISRDQDMDYRVSVLPTLFGEKIVMRLLDKSNLQLDMTKLGFETKALKDFKEAIYRPFGMVLVTGPTGSGKTTTLYSALSELNTIDTNISTAEDPVEFNLAGINQVQMHDEIGLNFSAALRSFLRQDPDIIMVGEIRDFETAEIGIKAALTGHLVLSTLHTNDAPSTINRLLNMGVEPFLVASATNLILAQRLARRICKDCKQPKDVPLQALTDIGVDPQRAANMTCMAGVGCPTCNGTGYKGRVALYEVMTIGDELRDLILNGASSMEIKEAAIRNGMNSLRMSGINKIEEGVTTIDEIVRTTAHD from the coding sequence ATGTCCAAAAAACTCGGGGAAATGCTACTCAGGGAGAATCTCGTTTCAGCAGAATCCCTGAAAAAGGCCCGCGAAGACGTTGAAAAGAACGGCGGAAGGCTTGGCGAGGCGCTTGTCAGGCTCAAACTCTTAAAAGAGGAGACCCTCGTCTCCGCCCTCAGCAAACAGTACGGCATCCCCCCCGTCGATCTCGACAGTTACGACGTTGACCCGGACGTGATCCGGCTCGTCTCCGAAGAACTCGTCCACAAATACCACCTGATACCGATAAACAGGGTCGGTTCCACCCTCATCGTGGCCGTGGAAGACCCCTCGAACATGTTCGCCATCGACGACATCAAATTCCTGACCGGCTACAACGTCGAAGTCGTTCTGGCCGCGCCCACGGCGATAAAGAACTCCATAAACAAATACTACGACCAGTCGGCCACCCTCATGGACGTAATGGGCGATCTCGACCTGCAGGACCTCGAAGTCGTGGGCGAGGGCGAGGAGGTCGACATCAGGGATCTGGAAAAGGCGGTCGACGACGCCCCCGTCGTCAAGCTCGTCAACATGATCCTCATGAACGCCATCAAAAAGAGTGCCAGCGATATACACATAGAGCCCTACGAGAAGAGCTTTCGCGTGCGCTACCGCGTGGACGGCATACTCTACGAGGAAATGAAGCCCCCGCTCCGGCTCAAGAACGCGATAACCAGCCGAATAAAGATCATGGCGCAGCTCGACATCGCGGAAAGGCGTCTGCCCCAGGACGGCCGCATAAAGCTCAAGATAAGCCGCGATCAGGACATGGACTACCGCGTGTCCGTCCTGCCGACCCTCTTCGGCGAAAAGATAGTCATGCGTCTTCTGGACAAGTCGAACCTCCAGCTCGACATGACCAAGCTGGGTTTCGAGACCAAGGCGCTGAAAGATTTCAAGGAGGCTATCTACCGGCCCTTCGGCATGGTTCTGGTCACCGGGCCCACGGGGTCCGGGAAGACGACCACCCTTTACTCCGCCCTGTCGGAGCTAAACACCATCGATACCAATATCTCCACAGCGGAAGACCCGGTTGAGTTTAACCTTGCCGGCATAAATCAGGTACAGATGCACGACGAAATAGGCCTCAACTTCTCGGCGGCCCTCAGAAGCTTTCTGCGCCAGGACCCGGACATCATAATGGTCGGCGAGATTCGCGACTTCGAGACCGCCGAGATCGGCATAAAGGCCGCCCTCACCGGCCATCTCGTGCTCTCCACGCTTCACACCAACGACGCGCCGAGCACCATCAACCGCCTCCTGAACATGGGCGTCGAGCCTTTTCTCGTGGCTTCGGCGACAAACCTCATTCTCGCCCAGCGTCTCGCGAGACGCATATGCAAGGATTGCAAGCAGCCCAAAGACGTTCCCCTGCAGGCCCTCACCGATATAGGGGTGGACCCCCAGCGCGCCGCCAACATGACCTGCATGGCCGGCGTGGGCTGTCCCACCTGCAACGGAACGGGCTACAAGGGCCGCGTGGCTCTGTACGAGGTCATGACCATCGGCGACGAGCTTCGCGACCTCATTCTGAACGGCGCTTCCTCGATGGAGATAAAAGAGGCCGCGATACGAAACGGCATGAACAGCCTTCGCATGAGCGGCATCAACAAGATCGAGGAAGGCGTCACCACGATTGACGAGATTGTAAGGACAACGGCGCACGACTGA
- the aroE gene encoding shikimate dehydrogenase, with product MTVTVEVGAATRLYCVLGCPVRHTLSPVMQSAALKSCGIDACYLAFEVEPEDLEEAVRGAWKLGFCGLNLTVPHKVAGMALCRELDESAALTGAVNTLVRGDKGWKGYNTDAAGFVRAVRQDLGFRPEKAKALVYGTGGAARAAICGLAAGGVKYIFVAGRSFDSASALAGEFSARLKGAAIKAVKEESAPKVLDAGDLLASATPLGLKAGSGWPWDLKRFAGGVLVYDMAYGQGPTPLQREAAEAGFAAASGLSMLVWQGAEGFSLWTGREPPVDVMKKAVLTHQAG from the coding sequence TTGACGGTCACGGTAGAGGTCGGGGCGGCCACGAGGCTTTACTGCGTCCTGGGCTGTCCCGTCCGCCACACCCTCTCCCCCGTGATGCAGAGCGCGGCGCTGAAAAGCTGCGGCATCGACGCCTGCTACCTCGCCTTCGAGGTGGAGCCCGAAGACCTCGAAGAGGCGGTCAGGGGGGCGTGGAAGCTCGGCTTTTGCGGACTGAACCTTACTGTGCCGCACAAAGTCGCGGGCATGGCCCTTTGCCGCGAACTCGACGAAAGCGCTGCCTTGACCGGAGCCGTCAATACTCTGGTCCGGGGCGACAAGGGGTGGAAGGGTTACAACACCGACGCGGCCGGTTTTGTCCGCGCCGTCCGTCAGGATCTCGGCTTTAGGCCCGAAAAGGCGAAGGCACTTGTCTACGGGACCGGCGGAGCGGCCAGGGCGGCGATTTGTGGACTGGCCGCCGGAGGCGTAAAATACATATTCGTGGCGGGCAGAAGTTTCGACTCGGCTTCGGCGCTTGCCGGTGAATTTTCCGCGAGGCTCAAGGGCGCCGCGATAAAAGCCGTTAAGGAGGAATCCGCGCCGAAAGTTCTGGATGCGGGAGACCTTCTCGCTAGCGCCACCCCGCTCGGCCTGAAGGCCGGGTCGGGCTGGCCCTGGGATTTAAAGCGGTTTGCTGGCGGCGTTCTGGTTTACGACATGGCTTACGGGCAGGGACCGACGCCCCTCCAGAGAGAGGCCGCGGAGGCAGGGTTTGCCGCCGCTTCCGGCCTTTCCATGCTGGTCTGGCAGGGTGCCGAGGGGTTTTCGCTGTGGACCGGGCGGGAGCCTCCGGTTGACGTGATGAAAAAAGCCGTCCTGACGCATCAGGCGGGTTGA
- a CDS encoding aldolase: MYEMFRDIGRDIFLAGLVSSHAGNMSVRMGDRIVITRRGSMIGRLKPSDLIETGLEKDDAMVTLASSELIVHRAIYMATSALAVVHTHPVHATTLSLAEDALVPVDSEGSYLLHRIPVVSAQKTIGSEEVARIVPEALRDHKAVMLRGHGAFAIGELLEEAYMLTSSLEFSARILYLVRGFKENIKEYRKGAKRFESW; encoded by the coding sequence ATGTACGAAATGTTCCGCGACATCGGGCGAGACATCTTCCTTGCCGGGCTCGTAAGCTCCCACGCCGGGAACATGTCCGTCAGGATGGGGGACCGCATAGTGATTACGCGGCGGGGCTCGATGATCGGGAGGCTGAAACCCTCCGACCTCATCGAAACCGGCCTCGAAAAGGACGACGCGATGGTGACCCTCGCCTCTTCCGAGCTTATCGTCCACAGGGCCATCTACATGGCGACCAGCGCGCTCGCCGTCGTACACACCCACCCCGTCCACGCCACAACCCTCTCCCTCGCCGAAGACGCGCTTGTCCCTGTCGATTCCGAGGGCTCCTATCTCCTCCACAGGATTCCCGTGGTCAGCGCTCAAAAGACAATCGGGAGCGAGGAGGTGGCGAGGATCGTCCCCGAGGCGCTTAGGGACCACAAGGCGGTGATGCTGCGCGGCCACGGGGCCTTCGCCATCGGAGAACTACTGGAAGAGGCGTACATGCTAACCTCTTCACTGGAATTTTCCGCCCGCATCCTGTACCTTGTCCGTGGCTTCAAGGAAAACATCAAGGAATACCGGAAGGGCGCGAAGCGCTTCGAGAGTTGGTAG
- the ispH gene encoding 4-hydroxy-3-methylbut-2-enyl diphosphate reductase, protein MEIKIAKAAGFCMGVRRAVEMALDAAHSTGETVYTYGPLIHNPQELDRLRAEGIVPLGEDQPVPNATVIVRAHGVTPQTAEKLRREASLLIDATCPKVEKIHEKIVEYVKKGYRVVIAGDADHPEVAGLLGYAGEDALVVQSPEEIDSLPPMKKAVLVAQTTQDEENYKLIRERFLERYEEGEALSTICLATHKRQEDVRRLTSEVEGIIVIGGQNSANTRRLYEIAVSSGVKAWHIETARDLPFDELRGLKKIGLTAGASTPLWVIKEVREALENC, encoded by the coding sequence ATGGAAATAAAGATCGCGAAAGCCGCCGGTTTTTGCATGGGCGTCCGCAGGGCCGTGGAAATGGCTCTCGACGCGGCTCATTCTACAGGCGAAACAGTGTATACCTACGGGCCCCTCATCCATAACCCGCAGGAGCTCGATCGTCTGCGCGCCGAAGGGATAGTCCCCCTCGGGGAGGATCAGCCGGTTCCCAACGCGACGGTAATCGTCCGGGCCCACGGCGTCACCCCCCAGACAGCCGAAAAACTCCGCCGCGAGGCCTCCCTCCTCATAGACGCCACCTGCCCGAAGGTCGAGAAGATACACGAGAAGATCGTTGAGTACGTGAAGAAGGGCTACAGGGTGGTCATCGCCGGAGACGCCGATCACCCCGAGGTCGCGGGGCTTTTGGGATACGCGGGGGAGGATGCCCTGGTTGTGCAGAGCCCCGAAGAGATCGATTCGCTGCCGCCGATGAAAAAGGCGGTGCTGGTGGCCCAGACCACCCAGGACGAGGAGAATTACAAGCTCATCCGGGAAAGGTTTCTGGAGCGCTACGAGGAGGGGGAAGCCCTCTCCACCATCTGCCTCGCCACCCACAAGAGGCAAGAAGACGTCCGAAGGCTTACCTCCGAGGTCGAGGGGATAATAGTAATCGGCGGACAAAATTCGGCCAATACCAGAAGGCTCTACGAGATAGCCGTGTCGAGCGGCGTAAAGGCCTGGCACATCGAGACCGCCAGGGATCTGCCCTTCGACGAGCTGCGGGGGCTCAAAAAGATCGGGCTGACCGCGGGAGCTTCTACACCGCTGTGGGTAATCAAAGAGGTCCGGGAGGCCCTGGAGAACTGCTGA
- a CDS encoding Rrf2 family transcriptional regulator, whose amino-acid sequence MVITRATEYSIRAMLHLAAKYPASVVSKHEICKAEDITPAFLAKILQPLIKEGLVVSRRGVAGGFALAKSPERISLLDVMHAVDEPLSLNLCLTADQQCDRMNLCPVHILWQDVRGYIEKRFGGKTLADLIREKNEIQKARACS is encoded by the coding sequence TTGGTCATAACACGCGCTACGGAATACTCGATTCGGGCGATGCTGCACCTGGCGGCCAAATATCCCGCCTCGGTGGTTTCAAAACACGAGATATGCAAAGCGGAGGACATAACCCCGGCCTTTCTGGCGAAGATACTCCAGCCCCTGATAAAGGAGGGGCTGGTGGTGTCCAGGCGGGGCGTCGCGGGGGGGTTCGCGCTGGCGAAAAGCCCCGAGAGGATATCGCTGCTCGACGTGATGCACGCGGTGGACGAGCCTCTCTCCCTCAATCTTTGCCTTACCGCCGATCAGCAGTGCGACCGGATGAATCTTTGCCCCGTCCACATCCTCTGGCAGGACGTGAGGGGGTATATCGAGAAGCGCTTCGGCGGCAAGACCCTCGCCGACCTGATACGGGAAAAGAACGAGATTCAAAAAGCCAGGGCCTGCAGTTGA
- a CDS encoding universal stress protein, protein MGFKNILVPVDGSRFSSRALREAIKVAKRESGRIILLGVVELPVAGFEGYQEFSVNIELEEQFSHRMKQILEQEAETLKKEGISVDTVVRTGNPADEIVSLARSEKADLVVMTTHGRRGFMRFMLGSVAEKVVRTSPCSVLVVRPSEEEQTAMEKSG, encoded by the coding sequence ATGGGATTTAAAAATATACTTGTGCCCGTCGATGGCTCCCGCTTTTCAAGCCGCGCCCTTCGGGAGGCGATAAAGGTCGCCAAAAGAGAGAGCGGCAGGATAATCCTCCTCGGCGTCGTCGAGCTTCCCGTCGCGGGCTTCGAGGGCTATCAGGAGTTCTCGGTAAACATTGAGCTTGAGGAGCAGTTTTCCCACCGGATGAAGCAGATCCTCGAACAGGAAGCCGAGACGCTAAAGAAGGAAGGCATTTCGGTCGATACCGTAGTACGCACGGGAAATCCCGCCGACGAGATAGTGAGCCTCGCCAGAAGCGAGAAGGCCGATCTCGTGGTGATGACGACCCACGGCAGGAGGGGATTCATGAGGTTCATGCTCGGCAGCGTCGCCGAGAAGGTGGTCAGGACGAGCCCCTGTTCGGTTCTCGTAGTGCGACCCTCGGAAGAAGAGCAAACCGCCATGGAAAAGTCCGGCTGA
- a CDS encoding bifunctional riboflavin kinase/FAD synthetase yields MLIIEDTDLKPGRFCSSAVTIGNFDGVHRGHRALLEKLVERAQKTGGPGIVITFDPHPLRVLNPSRCPPMLTDFDYKAELIGALGVDVLVRARFDRDFAAQTPEEFAAEVLGKKLGAAEVWVGPDFAFGNGREGDLGLLSKIGKKAGFAVHSFEPFLLDGERVSSTAVREAVGRSDFESAKRLLGRPYEIHGVVVKGRGRGKNLGFPTANLLPRQEAVPGNGVYAAWAFTCGKRLMAAVNIGPNPTFGDGGVNIEAYLLDFEGDLYGQPLSLVFVSQLRGEVAFGSVEALVSHIRADVARVRETLSALAEEN; encoded by the coding sequence ATGCTTATAATTGAAGATACGGATTTAAAGCCCGGCAGATTTTGCTCCTCGGCGGTTACTATCGGAAACTTCGACGGCGTCCACCGGGGGCACCGGGCGCTTCTCGAAAAACTCGTAGAACGGGCGCAGAAAACCGGAGGGCCGGGCATCGTGATAACCTTCGATCCTCACCCCCTCAGGGTGCTGAACCCTTCGAGGTGCCCTCCGATGCTGACCGATTTCGACTACAAGGCCGAACTCATCGGGGCTCTTGGGGTAGACGTGCTCGTAAGGGCGCGTTTTGACCGTGATTTCGCGGCGCAGACGCCCGAAGAGTTCGCTGCGGAGGTGCTCGGCAAAAAGCTGGGCGCCGCCGAGGTATGGGTAGGCCCCGACTTCGCCTTCGGCAACGGAAGGGAGGGGGACCTCGGCCTTTTGTCGAAGATCGGCAAAAAGGCGGGTTTCGCCGTGCATTCCTTCGAGCCCTTTTTGCTCGACGGCGAGAGGGTGAGCTCTACGGCGGTGCGTGAGGCCGTCGGCAGGTCCGATTTCGAGTCAGCGAAGAGACTTCTCGGGCGGCCCTACGAGATTCACGGCGTCGTGGTGAAGGGAAGGGGTAGGGGGAAGAACCTCGGTTTTCCCACCGCGAACCTTCTGCCGCGTCAGGAAGCGGTGCCCGGAAACGGCGTCTACGCCGCCTGGGCTTTTACCTGCGGCAAAAGACTAATGGCGGCCGTGAACATCGGGCCGAACCCGACCTTCGGCGACGGCGGCGTCAACATCGAGGCGTACCTGCTCGATTTTGAGGGAGATCTCTACGGGCAGCCCCTTTCGCTCGTCTTCGTAAGCCAGCTCCGGGGCGAGGTGGCCTTCGGCTCGGTCGAGGCCCTTGTCAGCCACATACGGGCCGACGTGGCAAGGGTCAGAGAAACGCTGTCGGCCCTCGCGGAGGAGAATTGA
- a CDS encoding nitroreductase: protein MKFAELVKKSRSYRRFDESAPLAREDLLQLVNLARMAPSAANQQPLKYFLSSDPETNMKIFPCLAWARYLGEWSGPEVGERPTGYVVICADSTITKNIWCDDGIAAQTMMLGAVSMGFGGCIIGAIEKETLREIIKLPDYLEIRLVLALGKPAEEVKLEPADGSIRYWRDENGVHHVPKRPLDEIIVSPPKQIVKKTFGPVGFE from the coding sequence ATGAAATTCGCGGAACTGGTAAAAAAATCCAGAAGCTACAGGCGCTTTGACGAATCCGCGCCGCTGGCAAGGGAAGATCTCCTCCAGCTCGTAAACCTCGCCCGGATGGCGCCGAGCGCGGCCAACCAGCAGCCTCTGAAGTATTTCCTCTCCTCAGACCCCGAGACAAACATGAAAATATTTCCCTGCCTTGCCTGGGCCCGTTACCTGGGGGAATGGTCCGGGCCGGAGGTGGGCGAGCGGCCGACAGGCTACGTGGTAATCTGCGCCGATTCGACGATTACCAAAAACATCTGGTGCGACGACGGGATAGCGGCCCAGACGATGATGCTGGGTGCGGTAAGCATGGGGTTTGGCGGCTGCATAATCGGGGCCATCGAGAAGGAAACCCTCCGCGAGATTATAAAGCTGCCCGACTACCTCGAAATACGGCTGGTCCTGGCCCTCGGGAAACCGGCCGAGGAGGTCAAGCTTGAACCGGCCGACGGCTCCATACGCTACTGGCGGGATGAAAACGGCGTCCACCACGTCCCCAAGCGCCCTCTGGACGAGATTATAGTCTCGCCTCCGAAACAGATCGTCAAAAAAACCTTCGGCCCCGTAGGTTTCGAGTAA